A stretch of the Amycolatopsis sp. BJA-103 genome encodes the following:
- a CDS encoding low temperature requirement protein A, translating to MAESSEGRNRLRVWYRPMKMRDSGEGHRVATPLELLFDLCFVVAVAQAAAGLHHAIAENHIGHGVLSFAMVFFAIWWGWLNFSWFASSFDTDDVLYRLVTMVQIAGGLTVAAGVSSAFEGDFTIMVIGYVLMRLAMVVQWLRAARTDSQCRPAALRYAIGITIVQILWIVRLGLPESLALPSFFVFLLAELAVPLIAERRRPTGWHPHHIAERYGLFTIIVLGESILGATTAVKEGLDEGEHTGSLISLAAAGLVLVFSLWWLYFDQPGHARLEKAKNLFTVASWGYGHYLIFASAAALGAGLEVAVDYDTHTGHVASLPAAMATTVPVAIYLLSVWLMHIGPTNECRPIAIGFPVTAVLVLAASFTPAPIHITAGLAAALVVLTVVATHGEPIPGERKIDAGQSVGAKKGTPL from the coding sequence ATGGCGGAGAGTTCTGAGGGGCGGAATCGCCTGCGGGTCTGGTACCGGCCCATGAAGATGCGGGATTCCGGTGAAGGCCACCGGGTGGCGACGCCACTGGAGCTGTTGTTCGACCTGTGTTTCGTGGTCGCCGTCGCGCAGGCCGCGGCCGGTCTGCACCACGCCATCGCCGAGAACCACATCGGGCACGGGGTGCTCAGCTTCGCGATGGTGTTCTTCGCGATCTGGTGGGGCTGGCTGAACTTCAGCTGGTTCGCGTCGTCGTTCGACACCGACGACGTCCTGTATCGGCTGGTCACGATGGTGCAGATCGCCGGCGGGCTGACCGTGGCGGCCGGCGTCTCGTCGGCCTTCGAAGGCGACTTCACGATCATGGTGATCGGCTACGTCCTGATGCGGCTGGCGATGGTCGTGCAGTGGCTGCGCGCCGCGCGGACCGATTCGCAGTGCCGTCCGGCCGCGTTGCGGTACGCCATCGGCATCACGATCGTCCAGATCCTGTGGATCGTCCGCCTCGGCCTGCCGGAGTCCCTGGCCCTGCCGTCGTTTTTCGTGTTCCTGCTGGCCGAGCTCGCGGTCCCGCTGATCGCCGAACGCCGACGGCCCACCGGCTGGCACCCGCACCACATCGCCGAACGCTACGGCCTGTTCACGATCATCGTGCTGGGTGAATCCATCCTCGGCGCGACCACGGCGGTCAAGGAGGGGCTGGACGAAGGCGAGCACACCGGCAGCCTGATCTCCCTCGCCGCCGCGGGACTCGTGCTGGTCTTCTCTCTGTGGTGGCTGTACTTCGACCAGCCGGGGCACGCCCGCCTCGAAAAGGCGAAGAACCTGTTCACCGTGGCGAGCTGGGGTTACGGGCACTACCTGATCTTCGCGTCGGCGGCCGCCCTCGGCGCCGGTCTCGAGGTCGCGGTCGACTACGACACCCACACCGGGCACGTCGCCTCGCTGCCCGCAGCCATGGCGACGACCGTGCCCGTCGCGATCTACCTGCTGAGCGTCTGGCTGATGCACATCGGGCCGACCAACGAATGCCGCCCGATCGCGATCGGCTTCCCGGTGACCGCGGTGCTCGTGCTCGCCGCGTCGTTCACGCCGGCGCCCATCCACATCACCGCCGGGCTCGCCGCCGCCCTCGTCGTGCTGACGGTCGTCGCGACGCACGGGGAGCCGATCCCGGGTGAACGCAAGATCGACGCAGGTCAGAGCGTCGGCGCGAAAAAAGGGACCCCCCTGTAA
- a CDS encoding MFS transporter, whose product MSTYEPDPRRWKALAVSLAAGFMGLLDVSIVNTALPSIQQDLGASSGGIQWVVSGYALAFGLVLVTGGRLGDALGRRRMFLFALAAFVLTSAFAGAAPNETTLIVARLLQGIASGMMTPQNSGMIQDLFRGAERGRAFGMFGATVGISTAVGPVLGGVILAVFGDPEGWRWVFYVNVPIGILAFILALKWLPKAERPARSLRGEIDFVGIMLLGVAVLGVLLPLIESEQGGLSSLWWLFVVAVVFGFAFVRWERSMVRRGRSPLLDTRLFTGTPGYATGAAVGALYFSGFTGMWLVFAIFFQQGLGYTPLQSGLAVTSFALGSAAAAAIAGRLVPKWGRKLTVTGLVMVIAGMLAVAFLAGRDPGASAGWWFALPLLVGGIGGGMVISPNTTLTLECVPTSMAGVAGGALQTGQRIGTAIGTVVLASVFHAVLGANGGYPSALTAAMLCAAALTCSALLLAVIELRARRNRRLLTEREEADRAAADSQRG is encoded by the coding sequence ATGAGCACCTACGAACCCGATCCGCGGCGCTGGAAGGCGCTCGCCGTCTCCCTCGCCGCCGGGTTCATGGGCCTGCTCGACGTCAGCATCGTCAACACGGCGCTGCCCTCGATCCAGCAGGACCTCGGCGCGTCGAGCGGCGGGATCCAGTGGGTCGTTTCCGGCTACGCGCTGGCCTTCGGGCTGGTGCTGGTCACCGGCGGCAGGCTGGGCGACGCGCTCGGCCGCCGCCGCATGTTCCTGTTCGCGCTCGCCGCGTTCGTGCTGACCAGCGCGTTCGCGGGCGCCGCGCCGAACGAAACGACGTTGATCGTCGCGCGGCTCCTGCAGGGCATCGCGTCGGGCATGATGACGCCGCAGAACAGCGGGATGATCCAGGACCTGTTCCGCGGCGCGGAGCGAGGCCGCGCGTTCGGCATGTTCGGTGCCACCGTCGGGATCTCGACCGCGGTCGGGCCGGTGCTCGGCGGCGTGATCCTCGCCGTCTTCGGTGATCCGGAAGGCTGGCGCTGGGTCTTCTACGTGAACGTGCCCATCGGGATCCTGGCGTTCATCCTGGCCTTGAAATGGCTCCCGAAAGCGGAGAGACCTGCGAGAAGCCTGCGAGGCGAGATCGACTTCGTCGGCATCATGCTGCTGGGTGTCGCCGTGCTCGGGGTCCTGCTCCCGCTGATCGAATCCGAACAGGGCGGCCTCAGCAGCCTGTGGTGGCTGTTCGTCGTCGCGGTGGTCTTCGGGTTCGCGTTCGTGCGCTGGGAACGCTCGATGGTGCGGCGCGGCCGTTCGCCGCTGCTGGACACGCGGCTGTTCACCGGCACGCCCGGCTACGCCACCGGTGCCGCCGTCGGCGCGCTGTACTTCAGCGGGTTCACCGGCATGTGGCTGGTCTTCGCCATCTTCTTCCAGCAGGGCCTCGGCTACACGCCACTGCAATCAGGACTCGCCGTCACCTCCTTCGCCCTCGGCTCGGCCGCGGCAGCGGCGATCGCGGGGCGGCTGGTGCCGAAGTGGGGGCGCAAGCTCACCGTCACCGGGCTGGTCATGGTGATCGCCGGGATGCTCGCGGTCGCCTTCCTGGCCGGTCGGGATCCCGGCGCCTCGGCGGGCTGGTGGTTCGCGCTGCCGTTGCTCGTCGGCGGGATCGGCGGCGGCATGGTCATCTCGCCCAACACCACGCTGACCCTGGAATGCGTGCCGACGTCGATGGCGGGCGTGGCCGGGGGCGCGCTGCAGACCGGGCAGCGGATCGGCACCGCGATCGGCACGGTCGTCCTGGCCTCGGTCTTCCACGCGGTACTGGGCGCGAACGGCGGTTATCCGTCGGCGCTGACCGCGGCGATGCTGTGCGCCGCCGCGTTGACGTGCTCGGCGCTCTTACTCGCCGTGATCGAACTCCGCGCGCGCCGGAATCGGCGTTTGCTCACTGAGCGGGAGGAAGCCGACAGGGCTGCCGCCGACAGTCAACGCGGCTGA
- the dnaE gene encoding DNA polymerase III subunit alpha, whose amino-acid sequence MSNDSFVHLHVHTEYSMLDGAAKIAPLFKEAARLGMPAVGMTDHGNMYGADEFYQQAVKHDLKPIIGIEAYVAPESRFHKKPVFWGQANQRGSDEFGEGGDVSGSGSYTHMTMLAANATGLRNLFKLSSLASMQGYYRKPRMDRELISENHEGIIATTGCPSGEVQTRLRLGQRTEAIQAASDYKDIFGGENFFLELMDHGLPIERSVREGLLEIGKLLDIRPLATNDSHYVTKDQADTHSALLCVQAGKTLNDPNRFKFDGDGYYLKSAADMREYWDKEVPGAADSTLLIAERVESYKDVYTHKDRLPFFEVPEGYDQGTWLREEVARGLKWRYPDGVPDEYYNERIEIELDVIIGKGFPAYFLIVADLINYARKVGIRVGPGRGSAAGSLVAYVLGITNLDPIPQKLLFERFLNPERVSMPDIDIDFDDRRRGEMIRYATDKYGVDKVAQVITFGTIKTKAAIKDSARVHFGQPGYAIADRISKALPPPIMAKDIPLSGIVDSKHERYGEAAEVRALVETDEECKTIFETARGLEGLIRNAGVHACAVIMSCDPLTDAIPLWQRDDGSIITGWDYPSCENIGLLKMDFLGLRNLTVIGDAIDNIKTNRGVDIDLDTLGVEDPETYKLLARGDTLGVFQLDGGPMRDLLRRMQPTVFDDIVAVGALYRPGPMGMNAHNDYADRKNNRQKVKPIHPQLEEPLKEILADTYGLIVYQEQIMHIGQKVAGYTMGRADVLRRAMGKKKKEVLDLEYEGFEAGMKASPLIDGGFSPEAVKALWDTILPFAGYAFNKSHAAAYGLISYWTAYLKANFTPEYMAALLTSVGDNKDKSAVYLSECRRLGIKVLPPDVNESALRFAAVGGDIRFGMGAVRNVGANVVESIIKTRAEKGKYSSFTDFLDKSELVACNKRVIESLIKAGGFDSLGNSRLSMIQVHEDAVEAVVPLKRQEAMGQFDLFGFGGDDDAEAAVSSSPLAHLKFGEEEYPRKQLLAYEREMLGLYVSAHPLDGAERILRKHAPRPIAAIIADPPKEGELIISGLITSLERRVNKKGEPWAICTVEDMDASLEVLYFPKSYAMFSADLIEDNAVLVKGRVNWREDKMSIFGGGLVPLDLSEIGNGDEDLPLVLLAAAEKLDQSVVSELKQTLLAHKGETPVHLKLVGKNQTVFALYDYPVKVTSMLIGELKGIPGIAAST is encoded by the coding sequence GTGTCGAACGATTCCTTCGTCCACCTGCATGTGCACACCGAGTACTCGATGCTCGACGGTGCGGCGAAGATCGCCCCCTTGTTCAAGGAGGCGGCGCGGCTGGGCATGCCCGCGGTCGGCATGACCGACCACGGCAACATGTACGGCGCGGACGAGTTCTATCAGCAGGCGGTCAAGCACGACCTCAAGCCGATCATCGGCATCGAGGCCTACGTCGCGCCGGAGAGCCGGTTCCACAAGAAGCCGGTGTTCTGGGGGCAGGCCAACCAGCGTGGCTCCGACGAGTTCGGTGAAGGCGGCGACGTCTCGGGTAGCGGTTCGTACACCCACATGACGATGCTCGCCGCGAACGCGACCGGGCTGCGGAACCTGTTCAAGCTCTCGTCGCTCGCGAGCATGCAGGGCTACTACCGCAAGCCCCGGATGGACCGCGAGCTGATCTCGGAGAACCACGAAGGCATCATCGCGACCACCGGCTGCCCGTCCGGTGAGGTACAGACGCGCCTCCGGCTGGGGCAGCGCACCGAAGCGATCCAGGCCGCGTCGGACTACAAGGACATCTTCGGCGGTGAGAACTTCTTCCTCGAGCTGATGGACCACGGCCTGCCGATCGAGCGGTCGGTCCGCGAGGGCCTGCTCGAGATCGGCAAGCTGCTCGACATCCGGCCGCTGGCCACGAACGACTCGCACTACGTCACCAAGGACCAGGCCGACACCCACTCCGCGCTGCTGTGCGTGCAGGCGGGCAAGACGCTGAACGACCCGAACCGGTTCAAGTTCGACGGTGACGGCTACTACCTGAAGTCGGCCGCCGACATGCGGGAGTACTGGGACAAGGAAGTTCCCGGCGCCGCCGACTCGACGCTGCTGATCGCCGAGCGCGTGGAGTCCTACAAGGACGTCTACACGCACAAGGACCGGCTGCCGTTCTTCGAGGTCCCCGAGGGCTACGACCAGGGAACCTGGCTGCGGGAAGAGGTCGCGCGCGGTCTCAAGTGGCGGTACCCGGACGGCGTCCCGGACGAGTACTACAACGAGCGCATCGAGATCGAGCTCGACGTCATCATCGGGAAGGGCTTCCCCGCCTACTTCCTCATCGTCGCCGACCTCATCAACTACGCCCGTAAAGTCGGCATCCGCGTCGGCCCCGGCCGTGGTTCGGCCGCCGGCTCGCTGGTCGCGTACGTGCTCGGTATCACCAACCTGGACCCGATCCCGCAAAAGCTGCTGTTCGAGCGGTTCCTGAACCCCGAGCGCGTGTCCATGCCCGATATCGACATCGACTTCGACGACCGCCGTCGCGGCGAGATGATCCGCTACGCCACCGACAAGTACGGCGTCGACAAGGTCGCGCAGGTCATCACCTTCGGCACCATTAAGACCAAGGCGGCCATCAAGGACTCCGCCCGCGTCCACTTCGGCCAGCCCGGCTACGCGATCGCGGACCGGATCTCGAAGGCGCTGCCGCCGCCGATCATGGCGAAGGACATCCCGCTCTCGGGCATCGTCGACTCCAAGCACGAGCGCTACGGCGAGGCCGCCGAGGTCCGCGCGCTCGTCGAAACCGACGAAGAGTGCAAGACGATCTTCGAGACCGCCCGCGGCCTCGAAGGCCTGATCCGCAACGCCGGCGTCCACGCCTGCGCGGTCATCATGTCCTGCGACCCGCTGACCGACGCGATCCCGCTGTGGCAGCGTGACGACGGCTCGATCATCACCGGCTGGGACTACCCGTCGTGCGAGAACATCGGCCTGCTCAAGATGGACTTCCTGGGCCTGCGGAACCTCACCGTCATCGGTGACGCGATCGACAACATCAAGACCAACCGCGGGGTCGACATCGACCTCGACACCCTCGGCGTCGAAGACCCGGAGACGTACAAGCTGCTCGCCAGAGGAGACACACTCGGCGTGTTCCAGCTGGACGGCGGGCCGATGCGGGATCTGCTGCGCCGGATGCAGCCGACGGTCTTCGACGACATCGTGGCGGTGGGCGCGCTGTACCGCCCCGGCCCGATGGGCATGAACGCGCACAACGACTACGCGGACCGCAAGAACAATCGGCAGAAGGTCAAGCCGATCCACCCGCAGCTCGAGGAGCCCCTGAAGGAGATCCTGGCCGACACCTACGGCCTGATCGTCTATCAGGAGCAGATCATGCACATCGGCCAGAAGGTGGCCGGATACACGATGGGCCGCGCGGACGTGCTCCGCCGGGCCATGGGTAAGAAGAAGAAGGAAGTCCTCGATCTCGAGTACGAGGGCTTCGAGGCCGGGATGAAGGCCAGCCCGCTGATCGACGGCGGGTTCTCGCCGGAAGCGGTGAAGGCGCTCTGGGACACGATCCTCCCGTTCGCCGGCTACGCGTTCAACAAGAGCCACGCGGCCGCGTACGGCCTGATCTCCTACTGGACCGCGTACCTCAAGGCGAACTTCACGCCGGAGTACATGGCCGCGCTGCTCACCTCGGTCGGTGACAACAAGGACAAGTCCGCGGTCTACCTGTCCGAGTGCCGTCGCCTCGGCATCAAGGTGCTCCCGCCGGACGTCAACGAGTCGGCGCTGAGGTTCGCGGCCGTCGGGGGCGACATCCGCTTCGGCATGGGTGCCGTCCGCAACGTCGGCGCGAACGTCGTCGAGTCGATCATCAAGACCCGGGCCGAGAAGGGGAAGTACTCCTCCTTCACCGACTTCCTCGACAAGTCCGAACTGGTGGCCTGCAACAAGCGGGTCATCGAATCGCTGATCAAGGCCGGCGGGTTCGACTCGCTCGGCAACTCCCGGCTTTCGATGATCCAGGTGCACGAGGACGCGGTCGAGGCCGTGGTCCCGCTCAAGCGCCAGGAGGCGATGGGCCAATTCGACCTCTTCGGTTTCGGCGGGGACGACGACGCGGAAGCCGCCGTGTCTTCTTCACCGCTCGCGCACCTGAAGTTCGGCGAGGAGGAGTACCCGCGCAAGCAGCTCCTGGCCTACGAACGGGAGATGCTCGGTCTGTACGTCTCGGCGCACCCGCTGGACGGCGCCGAGCGCATCCTGCGCAAACACGCGCCGAGGCCGATCGCCGCGATCATCGCCGACCCGCCCAAGGAAGGCGAGCTGATCATCTCCGGGCTGATCACCTCGCTGGAGCGCCGGGTCAACAAGAAGGGCGAGCCCTGGGCGATCTGCACCGTCGAGGACATGGACGCCTCGCTGGAGGTCCTGTACTTCCCGAAGTCGTACGCGATGTTCTCCGCCGACCTCATCGAGGACAACGCGGTCCTGGTCAAGGGCCGGGTGAACTGGCGCGAGGACAAGATGTCCATCTTCGGCGGCGGGCTCGTGCCGCTCGACCTGTCCGAGATCGGGAACGGCGACGAGGACCTGCCGCTCGTCCTGCTGGCCGCGGCGGAGAAGCTCGACCAGTCGGTGGTCAGCGAACTGAAGCAGACCCTGCTGGCGCACAAGGGCGAAACGCCGGTGCACCTCAAGCTGGTCGGCAAGAACCAGACGGTCTTCGCGCTCTACGACTATCCGGTCAAGGTGACGTCGATGCTGATCGGTGAGCTCAAGGGCATCCCCGGGATCGCCGCCAGCACCTGA
- a CDS encoding plasmid pRiA4b ORF-3 family protein, giving the protein MSPTSRGRKPEKPKPADLSDCVARGEPDRDRVTLAATLTVGKRSVSVEVVVDGDRVRRIELHAEPSDALVTEAPLTPEEFRSQVEAALIVRADSDAWLFERVPDFFELGAKSDLPERADRLRRWLGLPEYEPVPRSGVDPLPLVLPPPGPVTGLRLAVALLGPDQAIWRRLEVRSDLTLAGVHRVLAAAFDRDERQYHWFETAYGGFSTDGRYGEGDRLDDQVLLGQVVTAPGHRLVYEAEHWRHWIRVEQVVALPRAPSCLDGERAAPPPECEDEHAYKMLLEALRDPGDEENDGLVEELGGYGFDPEWFDREGVNARLG; this is encoded by the coding sequence GTGAGCCCCACCAGCCGAGGGCGCAAGCCCGAGAAGCCGAAACCTGCCGACCTGTCGGACTGCGTCGCGCGAGGCGAACCGGACCGGGACAGGGTCACCCTCGCCGCCACACTGACCGTGGGCAAGCGCTCGGTGAGCGTCGAGGTGGTGGTCGACGGCGACAGGGTCCGCAGGATCGAACTCCACGCGGAGCCGTCGGACGCCTTGGTGACCGAGGCACCGCTGACACCCGAGGAGTTCCGGAGCCAGGTCGAGGCGGCGCTGATCGTCAGGGCCGATTCTGACGCCTGGCTTTTCGAGAGGGTCCCGGACTTCTTCGAGCTGGGCGCGAAGTCGGACTTGCCCGAACGAGCCGACCGGCTGCGCCGATGGCTCGGCCTCCCCGAGTACGAACCGGTCCCCCGATCGGGAGTCGATCCTCTTCCGCTCGTCCTGCCTCCACCCGGACCGGTCACCGGACTGCGGCTCGCGGTCGCCCTGCTCGGACCGGACCAGGCGATCTGGCGACGGCTCGAAGTCCGCTCCGATCTCACGCTCGCCGGAGTGCACCGGGTCCTGGCGGCGGCGTTCGACCGGGACGAGCGGCAGTACCACTGGTTCGAGACGGCGTACGGAGGCTTCAGCACCGACGGCCGGTACGGAGAAGGCGATCGCCTGGACGATCAGGTGCTCCTCGGCCAGGTCGTCACGGCACCGGGCCATCGACTCGTCTATGAGGCGGAGCATTGGCGGCACTGGATCCGCGTCGAGCAAGTGGTCGCCCTCCCCAGAGCGCCGAGCTGTCTCGACGGCGAGCGCGCGGCGCCTCCGCCGGAATGCGAAGACGAGCACGCGTACAAGATGTTGCTGGAGGCGCTGAGGGATCCGGGCGACGAAGAGAACGACGGCCTGGTCGAAGAGCTCGGCGGCTATGGGTTCGACCCGGAGTGGTTCGACAGGGAGGGGGTCAACGCCCGGCTGGGCTGA
- a CDS encoding nitroreductase/quinone reductase family protein — protein MIDLQAMNERVIAEFRANGRHGEGLPTLLLTTTGARTGRRHVTPMLFLADDDRYIVFAANGGAPGHPDWYRNLVAEPSVDVEADGESFPAHAAEITGAARDRLFAKQARAFPRLAEHQSMTSRPFPVIALKRV, from the coding sequence ATGATCGACCTGCAGGCCATGAACGAACGCGTGATCGCGGAGTTCCGCGCGAACGGCCGCCACGGGGAGGGCCTCCCGACGCTGTTGCTCACCACCACCGGCGCCCGCACCGGACGACGCCACGTGACGCCGATGCTGTTCCTGGCGGACGACGACCGCTACATCGTGTTCGCCGCGAACGGGGGCGCTCCCGGGCATCCGGACTGGTACCGCAACCTGGTCGCGGAGCCGTCCGTCGACGTCGAGGCGGACGGAGAGTCCTTTCCCGCCCACGCGGCCGAGATCACCGGAGCGGCCCGGGACCGTCTGTTCGCGAAGCAGGCGAGGGCGTTCCCCCGGCTCGCCGAGCACCAGTCGATGACCAGCCGTCCGTTCCCGGTGATCGCGCTCAAGCGGGTCTGA
- a CDS encoding FadR/GntR family transcriptional regulator: MEAVLAHLRGAIERGEYPVGHKLPSESALGKEFEVSRSVVREALRGLQALGLTVSKTGKGTFVTATGPVENPTFGTYSARDLFEVRRHVEIPVAGYAAVRRSTDDLDLLGHLVERMDLETDNTAWVALDSLFHITIAQSSGNPVFGKVIEEIRDALARQSAFLNQLGGRRTRSNTEHREIVTAIAAGSEADAVAAMTSHLEHVEDALTTIVRPSHTTHQNKDD; the protein is encoded by the coding sequence ATGGAGGCCGTTCTGGCCCACCTCCGCGGCGCCATCGAGCGCGGCGAGTACCCCGTCGGGCACAAGCTGCCGTCGGAATCCGCGCTCGGCAAGGAGTTCGAGGTCAGCCGTTCGGTCGTCCGCGAAGCACTACGGGGACTGCAGGCGCTCGGGCTCACCGTGTCCAAAACGGGCAAAGGGACCTTCGTGACCGCCACCGGGCCGGTGGAGAACCCCACCTTCGGGACCTACTCGGCCCGTGACCTGTTCGAGGTCCGGCGCCACGTCGAGATCCCCGTCGCCGGGTACGCGGCCGTCCGCCGCAGCACCGACGACCTCGACCTGCTCGGCCACCTCGTCGAGCGGATGGACCTCGAAACCGACAACACCGCGTGGGTGGCGCTGGACTCGCTGTTCCACATCACCATCGCCCAGTCCTCGGGCAACCCGGTGTTCGGCAAGGTCATCGAGGAGATCCGGGACGCGCTGGCCCGCCAGTCCGCATTTCTCAACCAATTGGGTGGACGTCGGACCCGGTCGAACACCGAGCACCGTGAGATCGTCACCGCCATCGCCGCCGGTTCCGAAGCGGACGCCGTCGCGGCGATGACCTCCCATCTCGAACACGTCGAGGACGCGCTCACCACCATCGTGCGGCCGAGCCACACGACGCACCAGAACAAGGACGACTGA
- a CDS encoding amino acid permease, with translation MTEQTLSADDKSAPVPADAGDAGYDKALKPRHVNMIAIGGAIGTGLFLGAGGRLAQAGPALAIVYAVCGLFAFFVVRSLGELILYRPSSGAFVSYAREFMGEKGAFVAGWMHFLNWSTTGIADITAIALYAHFWSFFTPIPQWVLALIALAVVLALNMVSVKLFGEMEFWFAIIKVAALVTFMGIGIWLLVTQQPIDGQVPGFSLISDNGGFFPAGVLPMVLIVQGVVFAYASVELVGVAAGETENPRKIMPKAINSIMWRIGIFYVGSVVLLAMLMPWSSYSKTESPFVTVLSHVGVPQAGNVMNLVVLTAALSSLNSGLYSTGRILRSMSLAGSAPKFTGVMNKNHVPYGGILLTSAVCVVGVGLNAVVPSQAFEIVLNFAAVGILGTWAIIVLSHLLFVRKAKRGEVERPSYRLPFSPYTEIATLLFLVAVIVLMGFDEVGRITLFCLPVIGLALVGGWFGVRKRINMDVFEKTKL, from the coding sequence GTGACCGAACAGACCCTCAGCGCGGACGACAAGTCCGCGCCGGTGCCGGCCGACGCCGGTGACGCCGGCTACGACAAGGCGCTGAAGCCCCGCCACGTCAACATGATCGCGATCGGCGGCGCCATCGGCACCGGTCTGTTCCTCGGCGCGGGCGGCCGCCTCGCCCAGGCGGGCCCCGCACTCGCGATCGTCTACGCGGTCTGCGGCCTTTTCGCGTTCTTCGTGGTGCGTTCGCTCGGCGAGCTCATCCTCTACCGCCCCTCTTCCGGCGCCTTCGTTTCCTACGCCCGGGAGTTCATGGGCGAGAAGGGCGCTTTCGTCGCGGGCTGGATGCACTTCCTGAACTGGTCGACGACCGGTATCGCGGACATCACCGCGATCGCGCTCTACGCGCACTTCTGGTCCTTCTTCACGCCGATCCCGCAGTGGGTGCTGGCGCTCATCGCGCTCGCGGTGGTGCTGGCGCTGAACATGGTGTCGGTCAAGCTGTTCGGCGAGATGGAGTTCTGGTTCGCCATCATCAAGGTCGCCGCGCTGGTGACCTTCATGGGGATCGGGATCTGGCTGCTGGTCACCCAGCAGCCGATCGACGGCCAGGTGCCCGGCTTCTCGCTGATCTCCGACAACGGCGGCTTCTTCCCCGCCGGTGTGCTGCCGATGGTGCTGATCGTCCAGGGCGTCGTGTTCGCCTACGCCTCGGTCGAACTGGTCGGCGTCGCCGCCGGTGAGACGGAGAACCCGCGCAAGATCATGCCGAAGGCGATCAACTCGATCATGTGGCGGATCGGGATCTTCTACGTCGGTTCGGTGGTCCTGCTGGCGATGCTGATGCCGTGGAGTTCGTACTCGAAGACCGAGAGCCCGTTCGTCACGGTGCTCTCGCACGTCGGGGTGCCGCAGGCGGGCAACGTGATGAACCTGGTCGTGCTGACGGCGGCGCTGTCCAGCCTGAACTCGGGGCTCTACTCGACCGGCCGCATCCTGCGGTCGATGTCACTGGCCGGATCCGCGCCCAAGTTCACCGGCGTGATGAACAAGAACCACGTGCCCTACGGCGGGATCCTGCTCACCTCCGCGGTCTGCGTGGTCGGTGTCGGCCTGAACGCCGTCGTGCCGAGCCAGGCCTTCGAGATCGTCCTGAACTTCGCGGCCGTCGGCATCCTCGGCACCTGGGCGATCATCGTGCTCTCGCATCTGCTGTTCGTGCGCAAGGCCAAACGCGGCGAGGTCGAACGCCCGTCGTACCGCCTCCCGTTCTCGCCCTACACCGAGATCGCGACGCTGCTCTTCCTCGTCGCCGTCATCGTGCTGATGGGCTTCGACGAGGTCGGCCGGATCACCCTGTTCTGCCTGCCGGTCATCGGGCTGGCGCTGGTGGGAGGGTGGTTCGGGGTCCGCAAGCGGATCAACATGGACGTCTTCGAAAAGACGAAGCTGTGA
- a CDS encoding asparaginase codes for MIPEIRVPAHVPLVHLLRDGMVEGVHHGSAVILAPDGRVLFSAGDVEAAFYPRSAAKPLQATAMARLGVDLSPAGFAVGAASHSGEEIHLSEVLRTLDGAALTAEDLRTPEDLPFDPVERDTWVASGRTASRLAHNCSGKHAAMLATCRLHDWSTKDYLDPGHPLQRAIADCVEDLTGQPIPKVAVDGCGAPLFAVSLRGLAKAVGKIAAAAPGTPEGLVGEGIRKHPELVAGTRRDVTALMRAVPGLIAKDGFEAVQVAALPDGTAIALKIADGGDRARRPVLAAALALCGVEQDVLEPTPGLRVTDALAGHHLAA; via the coding sequence GTGATCCCCGAGATCCGCGTTCCCGCGCACGTACCGCTGGTGCACCTCCTCCGCGACGGAATGGTCGAGGGGGTGCACCACGGTTCGGCCGTGATCCTGGCGCCCGACGGCCGCGTGCTGTTCTCCGCGGGCGACGTCGAGGCGGCGTTCTATCCGCGTTCGGCGGCGAAACCCTTGCAGGCCACCGCGATGGCCCGGCTCGGGGTCGACCTGAGCCCGGCGGGGTTCGCCGTCGGCGCGGCCAGCCACTCCGGCGAGGAAATCCACCTCTCGGAGGTCCTCAGGACGTTGGACGGTGCCGCGCTCACCGCCGAGGACCTGCGGACGCCGGAGGATCTGCCGTTCGATCCGGTCGAACGGGACACCTGGGTCGCCTCGGGACGGACCGCTTCGAGGCTGGCGCACAACTGTTCCGGCAAGCACGCGGCCATGCTCGCGACCTGCCGTCTGCACGACTGGTCCACCAAGGACTACCTGGACCCGGGACACCCCCTGCAGCGCGCCATCGCGGACTGCGTCGAAGACCTGACCGGGCAGCCGATCCCGAAGGTCGCCGTCGACGGTTGCGGCGCTCCCCTGTTCGCGGTCTCGCTGCGCGGGCTCGCCAAGGCCGTCGGCAAGATCGCCGCCGCCGCTCCGGGTACTCCGGAAGGCCTTGTCGGCGAAGGGATCCGGAAGCATCCGGAACTGGTCGCCGGCACCCGTCGCGACGTCACCGCGCTCATGCGCGCGGTTCCCGGCCTGATCGCGAAGGACGGTTTCGAAGCCGTCCAGGTCGCCGCCCTGCCGGACGGGACGGCGATCGCGCTCAAGATCGCCGACGGCGGTGACCGCGCGCGGCGGCCGGTGCTCGCCGCCGCGCTCGCGCTGTGCGGCGTCGAACAGGACGTACTGGAGCCGACCCCCGGTTTGCGCGTGACGGACGCGCTCGCCGGACACCACCTTGCCGCCTGA